The Panicum hallii strain FIL2 chromosome 9, PHallii_v3.1, whole genome shotgun sequence genome has a window encoding:
- the LOC112874007 gene encoding ubiquitin carboxyl-terminal hydrolase 9-like, whose product MTIPSAEGFLQASSCLPCTAEEERELVAALTREAEENVKDGDLRYLVSQSWWMEWQRYVGLVSCDENGNEQLPQATNRPGQIDNSKLVSAETISGSEEPELQRTLREGEDYTLVPQQVWWKLFQWYKGGPEIPRKVIFDSPTCKGYMVDVYPLCLKLIDGRDNSEQNIRISRKAKIHELYSVVCSLMSVEQSEIVIWDYYQKSKSKKLTNLNETLDEAQITMDQEILFEMKLDESSSGFSSRSTNNELALIPLGPSTSSLSIAGGPTISNSFSSGIGSSFSQDNSFSPLLKDSADGYNSFSNGTKDDTHGLSGLHNLGNTCFMNSAIQSLVHTPPLVEYFLEDYTREINTENPLGLQGELAVAFGELLRKLWSSGRTSVAPRPFKSKLSRFAPQFSGYNQHDSQELLAFLLDGLHEDLNRVKKKPYIEAKDADGRPDDEFAEECWNYHKARNDSIIVDKFQGQYKSTLVCPVCNKISVTFDPFMYLSLPLPSTVTRMITVTVFSGTGDALPMPFTVTVQKNGNCRDLTKALADVCCLKSSETLLLAEVYERRIYRYLTNPIEGLHNIKDEDILVAYRLPVGHEKLLRLEILHRRADRCAAEPQFNINRKLIGCPLVTCIPNDSTGKSDIYVAVSAVLVPFVRANAHGPDVSAVKLNGNGPSLDGIVLTDNGTTCEEGLSTSTGDDDAVDEHLPFQLSLTDEKGSVRNAINTDSNRVLGIVMRVLMDWSDREHEMYNIDYMDEVPEVFKPGFLSKKTRQEAVNLFSCLDAFLKEEPLGPDDMWYCPGCKEHRQATKKLDLWRLPEILVVHLKRFSYSRYMKNKLDTFVNFPIHDLNMSKYVKQTSRGDRQPMYELYAVINHYGGLGGGHYSAYAKLVEEDNWYHFDDSHVSSVNEDAIRTSAAYVLFYRRVGGSSTVANGIPVDIEMVDSLET is encoded by the exons CTGGTGGATGGAGTGGCAACGTTACGTGGGCTTAGTCAGTTGCGATGAGAATGGCAATGAGCAGCTTCCTCAGGCTACGAATAGACCCGGACAGATTGATAACTCAAAGCTTGTTTCAGCAGAAACAATCAGTGGTAGTGAAGAGCCAGAGCTTCAAAGGACCTTGAGAGAAGGGGAGGACTACACTTTGGTGCCACAACAAGTTTGGTGGAAGCTATTTCAATG GTATAAAGGTGGACCAGAAATCCCCAGAAAAGTAATTTTTGATAGCCCAACTTGCAAGGGTTACATGGTGGATGTCTATCCTCTCTGTCTGAAATTAATTGATGGAAGAGACAATTCTGAACAGAATATCAGAATAAGTAGAAAG GCCAAAATTCATGAGCTTTACTCAGTGGTTTGCTCACTCATGTCAGTAGAGCAGTCTGAG ATTGTCATCTGGGACTATTACCAAAAGTCAAAGAGCAAGAAGTTGACTAATCTCAATGAGACACTAGATGAAGCTCAAATTACCATGGACCAGGAG ATCCTCTTTGAGATGAAGCTAGATGAGAGCAGTTCAGGTTTTAGTTCAAGATCCACAAATAATGAGTTGGCACTAATTCCTTTAGGACCTTCAACATCATCATTATCAATTGCTGGAGGGCCCACCATTTCAAATAGTTTTTCATCTGGAATTGGTTCTAGTTTTTCACAAGATAATAGCTTCAGTCCTTTACTAAAGGACTCAGCAGATGGTTACAATAGTTTCAGCAATGGAACTAAAGATGATACTCACGGATTGAGTGGTTTACATAACTTGGGTAATACATGCTTCATGAATAGTGCCATACAATCCTTGGTTCACACACCTCCCTTGGTAGAGTACTTTTTGGAGGACTATACTCGTGAGATAAACACAGAAAATCCACTAGGGCTCCAG GGTGAACTTGCAGTAGCATTTGGAGAGCTACTTAGAAAACTTTGGTCATCTGGTCGAACTTCTGTTGCTCCACGTCCATTTAAATCAAAACTTTCTCGTTTTGCCCCGCAGTTCAGTGGATATAATCAGCATGATTCTCAG GAGCTACTTGCATTTCTGTTGGATGGACTGCATGAAGATCTCAACCGTGTCAAAAAGAAACCATATATTGAGGCAAAGGATGCTGATGGCCGTCCAGATGATGAATTTGCTGAAGAATGCTGGAATTACCATAAAGCTCGAAATGACTCAATAATTGTAGATAAGTTTCAA GGCCAATACAAGTCTACATTGGTGTGCCCAGTTTGTAACAAAATCTCTGTTACCTTTGACCCATTTATGTACTTGTCACTACCATTGCCATCAACAGTTACTCGAATGATTACTGTAACTGTATTCAGTGGTACTGGAGATGCTCTTCCAATGCCTTTCACTGTGACAGTGCAGAAAAATGGAAATTGCAGAGATCTTACCAAAGCTCTTGCTGACGTTTGCTGCTTAAAAAGTTCTGAGACATTGTTACTTGCAGAG GTTTACGAGCGTCGGATCTACCGCTACCTTACAAATCCAATTGAGGGACTTCACAATATAAAAGATGAAGATATACTTGTTGCATATAGGCTCCCAGTTGGTCATGAAAAACTTTTGAGGTTGGAGATACTTCACCGTAGGGCAGACAG ATGTGCTGCTGAGCCCCAGTTTAATATCAACCGGAAGCTCATTGGGTGCCCCCTTGTGACTTGTATTCCTAATGACTCCACTGGAAAATCTGACATTTATGTGGCTGTCTCTGCTGTTCTTGTTCCATTTGTACGAGCAAATGCACATGGCCCTGATGTGTCTGCAGTCAAGTTGAATGGCAACGGGCCAAGTCTGGATGGTATTGTACTGACGGATAATGGCACCACCTGCGAGGAGGGTCTGTCTACATCAACTGGGGATGATGATGCAGTTGATGAACATTTACCTTTTCAGCTTTCCTTGACTGATGAAAAAGGTAGTGTGAGAAATGCTATAAACACGGATTCTAATCGTGTTTTAGGAATAGTTATGAGGGTTTTGATGGATTGGTCTGATAGAGAGCATGAGATGTACAATATTGATTACATGGATGAAGTTCCTGAAGTCTTCAAGCCTGGTTTTTTGTCAAAGAAGACCCGGCAAGAAGCAGTGAATTTATTTTCATGCTTGGATGCCTTTCTGAAGGAGGAACCTCTGGGGCCTGATGATATGTG GTATTGCCCTGGCTGCAAGGAACACAGGCAAGCTACCAAGAAACTGGACTTGTGGAGGCTGCCCGAGATATTGGTAGTTCACTTGAAAAGGTTCTCATACAGCCGCTATATGAAGAACAAGCTTGATACTTTTGTGAACTTTCCAATCCATGATCTCAATATGAGCAAGTATGTGAAGCAGACGTCAAGAGGTGATCGGCAGCCCATGTATGAACTCTATGCGGTGATCAATCATTATGGTGGTCTGGGTGGTGGACACTACTCTGCATACGCCAAG CTAGTAGAAGAGGATAACTGGTATCATTTTGATGATAGTCATGTCTCCTCTGTTAATGAGGATGCGATCAGAACGTCTGCAGCATATGTGCTTTTCTACCGACGTGTTGGAGGTTCAAGTACAGTAGCAAATGGCATTCCAGTCGACATTGAAATGGTTGATTCACTGGAGACATAG